Below is a genomic region from Medicago truncatula cultivar Jemalong A17 chromosome 3, MtrunA17r5.0-ANR, whole genome shotgun sequence.
GTTAAGTCATTGATTCAAGAGCTTGGTCTTAGTCATGTTTCAAGTACTAGAGTAGGAGATGGAGATGACAGGGTCCGCGGAATATCCGGTGGTGAGAGGCGCCGTGTTTCCATTGGTGTTGAAGTCATACATGATCCAAAAGTGTTGATTCTTGATGAAGCAACTTCAGGTCTTGACAGTACCTCAGCTCTGCAAATAATTGATATGCTGAAAGTCATGGCTGAATCTAGGGGAAGAACTATAATACTAAGTATTCATCAACCCGGGTTCCGGATAGTGAAGTTGTTGAATTCAATACTGTTGTTGGTGAATGGCAGTGTGTTACATCATGGAACTGCAGATTTGTTGGATGTGAATCTGAGGTTGATGGGTTTAGAGCTTCCTCTTCATGTCAACATTGTTGAGTTTGCTATTGAATCCATTGAGACTATTCAGGAACAACAAAAGAGTCAGCAAGTTCAGATCGAACCACCGAAACGATTACAAGGGACAATGCTACTAAAGAAAGGCAATGATCAAGGTGAAAGTAGAAGCGGTAAGTTTACTCTGCAACAGCTATTTCAACAATCCAAGGTATTTGACATAGAAAACATGAATGTAGGAATGGATTTCACTAGTGATTATGCGAATTCTAGATTGAGAGAAACTATGATTCTAGCTCATAGgttctcaaaaaatattttccgtACAAAGGAGCTCTTTGCATTTAGGACTATTCAGATGCTGATTTCAGGGCTGGTTTTAGGATCCATCTTTGGTAATCTCAAAGATGGTCTCGTGGGAGCAGAACAAAGGGTTGGTCTATTTGCTTTCATTTTAACGTTTTTGTTATCGAGTGCCATTGAAGCTCTACCGATTTTTCTACAAGAAAGGGAGATTCTAATGAAGGAGACTTCAAGTGGAAGCTACAGAGTTTCATCTTATGCTATTGCCAATGGCCTAGTTTACTTGCCATTTCTACTCATACTAGCCATTTTATTCGCAGTGCCGCTTTACTGGATTATCGGTCTCAACCAAAATTTCACAGCGTTTTTGCACTTTTTGTTGCTAATATGGCTGGTTTTGTATACCGCAAACTCGGTTGTGGTCTGTTTCAGTGCTCTGGTGCCTAATTTCATTGTTGGAAATTCGATAATCGCCGGTGTCATTGGTTCTTCTTTCTTGTTCTCTGGTTACTTCATATCCAATCATGAAATTCCAAACTACTGGATTTTCATGCACTATTTGTCCCTATTTAAGTATCCATTTGAAGGGTTTCTAATAAATGAGTTCTCCAACTCAAAGAAGTGCTTAGAGTACATGTTTGGGGCATGTGTGATGAAAGGAGAGGATGTACTTAAAGAAGAAGGGTATGGAGGAGAGAGTAGTAGATGGAAGAATGTTGGGGTGATGGTGTGCTTCATCTTTGTTTATAGATTCATTTCTTATGTAATTCTCAGATACAGATGCTCCCAGAGTGCCACCTTCTGAAAACCATGGTGACTCTCAAGAGGGTTCAcatgttttggatttttctgCGGACAACAACCAAAGAAGATATGTAATACCTGCcaaaacatatacatataaacTATTTGTTTTATCAGTGCCAACAAATTGTACTATCATTATAATATATTACGTTTGAGTTTTATGTGGTTACTTAGTTAAATCACAAATATGCTTAATATGATACTGTGATTTATTattggctaaattgcatttttggtcccttaactatttaggtagtatcgttttggtcccttaactaaaattcgatttattttggttccttaacttcttcccgttacacattttggtcctttccgttagttttaattcaaaaacattaggttttcttcattttcttctgaaatttttatgggattcttgttgttgaaggttgatggagatcatatgaaaatgaaaaagaggaaaagaagatgaagaaaacctaacgtttttgaattaaaactaatagaaaggaccaaaatgtgtaacagaaagaagttaaaggaccaaaataaatcgaattttaattagaggaccaaagcgatactacctaaatagttaagggaccaaaaatacaatttagccttTATTATTAAACATTGTTGCTGCAAAATAATTGAACAGAACAAATTGTAAAtcatatcaaataaaatttcgTTCTGCGAATTTCTTCATGCGTGTTGCACGGGTTCTCACTACTAGTACAGTAACAATCAAGAAGATCTTGTCACAGGCTTGCTCAATGGGAAGCCTAGTTTCGATTACAATCAACACTCCAGGCATAAAATACAAATGGTAGAATAAAGCGAACTAAAGATTAGCATCATAATGGAACAATTACTAGGCTAAGGTGGTGGTGTTGGCTTGAgatcttggagtgtgctcctcctcaaggtctcaggtttgatTCTTTCCGGTgccaatttaggtgggctagtttagcttcttcaaaagaATAAGGAGATTCAGGGTTCAAACTCCGAAAATTAACATAACCACTAACTTACTAACATTTGCCTATAAAATAAACATTGAAACAATTAGGAAACATACTGAGAATATTCTCTGCTCATATATCCATGTTATTCCTTTTCATTGTACGTCTCCACGTGATATACATGATATGTTCACTCTGTAGAAGTGGCAGTTAAACATTTTGAACTCATCTTTCTGGCAATCAAACTGAGCATCTGGTCAAAGCCAATCAAATGTTGTGTTTAACTGCAAGAAAATTGGCAGATTGAGAGTATCTAAAATCTACCTCTTTTGCATTGAAGCCAGTAGTAACAACAAACTGAGGAGTATGTTCAAGACTGTGTAGCATCTCAGATATCTAGCCTTTTCTCAAAGTCTAAGAAAAGAAAGCTTGATATCAGATCTTTCTACTTTCTTTGAAGGACACTTGAGCTATGAGCCAAAAAAAAACGTTAATTTTTTATCCAACTGCAGCATCTACTGCCATTTCCATTTCATTGTGTAAGATAAGTTCAGAGTCACTTTCCTCCTCATAATAAGGCTCGTCATCATCAAAAAACAAAGTAATTTTTTATCCAACTGCAGCATCTACTGCTGTTTCCATTTCACTGTGTAAGATAAGTTCAGAGTCGCTTTCCTCCTCATAAGGCTCGTCATCGTCGGCTTCTGGCACATAGCCAACTCGCTTCATCTGTTCTGTgagaattttcagaattaaataGATGTCCTTTTTATGAGGGTGTCTTTTATCTTTTACCATGAAAACATGTAGATGACTCTGAATTGAAATCCAGCTGCAACCAGGTTGCTTAATTACTCCCATTTGCCTCATCTGTTTCCGGACTCTAACCACATCTTTCCATCTACCAAGCTCAGCATACATATTTGAAAGAAGAACGTAAGGTCCAGAGTTCAAGGGATCAATCTCTAAGAGCCTTTCTGCTACATACTTCCCTAATGTAATGTTTCCATGAACCTTACAAGCAGCAAGTAATGATCCCCAAACAACAGCATCAGGCTCCATTGGCATTGTCTGTATCAAATTGTTTGCTTCGTCAAGGCAACCGGCCCGACCAAGTAAATCAACCATGCATGTATAATGGTCCTTTACAGGTACTAAACCATGCTCGATCGTCATTGATTGGAAGTAACAGCGCCCTTCTTCAACAAGTCCTGCATGACTACACGCAGACAGAACTCCTATCATGGTAACATGATCTGGTCTCTCTCCAGATACCAGCATTTCCCTGAAAATTTCAAGGGCCTCGGTACCGTAACCATTTTGTGCATATCCAACTATCATGGCATTCCACGAGACGTTATCCCTTTCTAACATGCGCTCAAAAACCAAGCGTCCATCTTCAACCAATCCACATTTCATGTACATGTCAATAAGAGAATTCCCTACAAAAATATCAGAATCTTCCCCGGACTTAAACCAAAATCCATGCTTCAAAATGTGAGTATGAGCCTGTCTGCCAAGCTTCAAATCAGCAAGATTTGCACATGCATTAAGTAGATTGCCAAAGGTGTAATGTGTTGGCCAGATGGATTCCCTTTTTAGGAGGAGGAATAATCTAACAGCCTCTTCGTTTTCTCCATTCTGCGTATAACCTGCAATAAGCGCATTCCACGACACCACATTCCTCTCCATCATGTTTGAAAACATTAGTCTTGCGGCTTTCACACTTGACGCCTTTGCATATCCACTAACCATGGAGGTTTCAGATACCACATCCCTAAGCGGCATCCTATCGAAAACCAATCGAGCTTCATTAACTCTCCTGCATTTTGCATACATATCAACCAAAGCATTGCCTAACACAAGGTCATTACGGTATTTATCATGTTTCATAACACGTGCGTGAATTTGCAAACCTTCCCTAATTGCCGATAAGCTTGCACAAGCACTGGCCACGCTGGCCAAAGTAATCTCATCAGGCTCAATCCCACAATTCATCATTCTTACAAAAACCTCTAGAGCTTTTCCCGCAGGACCATTTTGCTCATAGCATGTAATCAAACTATTCCAAGAAACTATATTCCTCACATCCATATCATCAAAAGCCCTCTGAGCACTAGCCACCACCCGACACTTAGAGTACATATCAACAAGAGCTGAACCCATGTAAACATCCAACGAGTAACGAGACTTCGCTATCAAACCATGGATTTGAACACCAATACTCAAATCCATCAACCCTGCACAAGCGCTAAGAGCACTGCCAAACGAATACTCATTAAGCACGAAATCCTCACTATGCATATCAACAACAAATCTCAAAGCTTCCTCAAATCGATCCCGTTGAGCAAACCCAGAAACCATAGCGTTCCAAGAACACTGATCACGCTCAGGCATACACTTAAACAAGTTCAAAGCCTCATCAAGAGCACCAAACTTCGTCAAAGCACCTAAAACCGCGTTCCAACTGAAAGTATTCCTCTGTTGCATATGATCGAACACCTTGCGTGCATCCTCCAAAAAGCCGCATTTGCCATAAACATCAACGAGCCTGTTCTGAATGAAGATTTCAGAGGAAAATTGTGTCTTAATGATTCGAGCATGAACAAGACGTGCCTCAAAAACAGACTTTGATTTAACACAAGTGTCCAATAGCTTGGCGAAAGGAGATGAGTCCAGAAAAGATAAGTCACCCACCACTTTTCGAACCAATCCATGTTTAGCCATTCCATTACCTTACAAAATGCTCATTAGAGCTTATTTTTGCCACCTCTTCTCGATGATCAAATGAGAGAAGTTAAAGAGccgtttgttatagttttttaagaaaaaaatcacttttgctttgttagagatttttaaaaaaactag
It encodes:
- the LOC11434075 gene encoding ABC transporter G family member 5, which encodes MKKQWCEIEAIGINYKITSKQPSKIFNKPPKPDGEEDGEKTEDEAKAEQRQGGGVKHVLKDVNCIAKPCEILAIVGPSGAGKSSLLEILAGRVSPQNGGSILVNQEHVNKSQFRKISGYVTQKDTLFPLLTVEETMMFSAKLKLNLSPEKLSCKVKSLIQELGLSHVSSTRVGDGDDRVRGISGGERRRVSIGVEVIHDPKVLILDEATSGLDSTSALQIIDMLKVMAESRGRTIILSIHQPGFRIVKLLNSILLLVNGSVLHHGTADLLDVNLRLMGLELPLHVNIVEFAIESIETIQEQQKSQQVQIEPPKRLQGTMLLKKGNDQGESRSGKFTLQQLFQQSKVFDIENMNVGMDFTSDYANSRLRETMILAHRFSKNIFRTKELFAFRTIQMLISGLVLGSIFGNLKDGLVGAEQRVGLFAFILTFLLSSAIEALPIFLQEREILMKETSSGSYRVSSYAIANGLVYLPFLLILAILFAVPLYWIIGLNQNFTAFLHFLLLIWLVLYTANSVVVCFSALVPNFIVGNSIIAGVIGSSFLFSGYFISNHEIPNYWIFMHYLSLFKYPFEGFLINEFSNSKKCLEYMFGACVMKGEDVLKEEGYGGESSRWKNVGVMVCFIFVYRFISYVILRYRCSQSATF
- the LOC11429488 gene encoding pentatricopeptide repeat-containing protein At2g13600 codes for the protein MAKHGLVRKVVGDLSFLDSSPFAKLLDTCVKSKSVFEARLVHARIIKTQFSSEIFIQNRLVDVYGKCGFLEDARKVFDHMQQRNTFSWNAVLGALTKFGALDEALNLFKCMPERDQCSWNAMVSGFAQRDRFEEALRFVVDMHSEDFVLNEYSFGSALSACAGLMDLSIGVQIHGLIAKSRYSLDVYMGSALVDMYSKCRVVASAQRAFDDMDVRNIVSWNSLITCYEQNGPAGKALEVFVRMMNCGIEPDEITLASVASACASLSAIREGLQIHARVMKHDKYRNDLVLGNALVDMYAKCRRVNEARLVFDRMPLRDVVSETSMVSGYAKASSVKAARLMFSNMMERNVVSWNALIAGYTQNGENEEAVRLFLLLKRESIWPTHYTFGNLLNACANLADLKLGRQAHTHILKHGFWFKSGEDSDIFVGNSLIDMYMKCGLVEDGRLVFERMLERDNVSWNAMIVGYAQNGYGTEALEIFREMLVSGERPDHVTMIGVLSACSHAGLVEEGRCYFQSMTIEHGLVPVKDHYTCMVDLLGRAGCLDEANNLIQTMPMEPDAVVWGSLLAACKVHGNITLGKYVAERLLEIDPLNSGPYVLLSNMYAELGRWKDVVRVRKQMRQMGVIKQPGCSWISIQSHLHVFMVKDKRHPHKKDIYLILKILTEQMKRVGYVPEADDDEPYEEESDSELILHSEMETAVDAAVG